One stretch of Eggerthella lenta DSM 2243 DNA includes these proteins:
- a CDS encoding RnfABCDGE type electron transport complex subunit B, whose amino-acid sequence MDTVVWTVALMAAVGLVGSVLLLIVSRKLAIGEDERLTYLMSILPGVNCGACGHPGCEQYAKAMMNGAPPNACTTGGDRVAQALAAYLGVESTGVVQREAFVACQGSLDHIDPQLVFKGVPSCRVFSTLSYSSLSCPFGCLGYGDCAEACPFDAIVVENGVARIDTAACTGCGTCAKICPRGIISMVDQASSPTASVVTCKNTMAGAKTRKVCSVGCIGCQKCAKTCPTQSITVENNLARIDTDTCIGCGTCIEVCPTHAISKLVFQ is encoded by the coding sequence ATGGACACTGTCGTTTGGACCGTTGCGCTCATGGCCGCCGTCGGCCTCGTAGGGTCGGTGCTGCTGCTGATCGTCTCGCGCAAGCTGGCCATCGGCGAGGACGAGCGCCTCACCTACCTCATGAGCATCCTGCCGGGCGTCAACTGCGGCGCCTGCGGCCACCCCGGTTGCGAGCAGTACGCGAAGGCCATGATGAACGGCGCGCCGCCCAACGCCTGTACCACCGGCGGCGACCGCGTCGCGCAGGCGCTGGCCGCGTACCTGGGCGTGGAGTCCACGGGCGTGGTGCAGCGCGAAGCGTTCGTGGCCTGCCAAGGCTCGCTCGACCATATCGACCCGCAGCTCGTGTTCAAGGGCGTTCCCAGCTGCCGCGTGTTCAGCACGCTGTCGTACAGCAGCTTGTCGTGCCCGTTCGGCTGCCTCGGCTACGGCGACTGCGCCGAAGCGTGCCCGTTCGACGCCATAGTCGTGGAGAACGGCGTGGCGCGCATCGACACGGCAGCCTGCACCGGCTGCGGCACGTGCGCGAAGATATGCCCGCGCGGCATCATCTCGATGGTCGACCAGGCCTCGTCGCCAACCGCCTCCGTGGTGACGTGCAAGAACACCATGGCGGGCGCCAAAACGCGCAAGGTGTGCAGCGTGGGCTGCATCGGCTGCCAGAAGTGCGCGAAAACCTGCCCCACCCAGTCGATCACCGTGGAGAACAACCTCGCGCGCATCGACACGGACACGTGCATCGGCTGCGGAACGTGCATCGAAGTGTGCCCGACCCATGCCATCAGCAAACTGGTGTTCCAGTGA